In Lonchura striata isolate bLonStr1 chromosome 2, bLonStr1.mat, whole genome shotgun sequence, a single genomic region encodes these proteins:
- the FAM3B gene encoding protein FAM3B — MKLSRLFVLRLFGLLLTSVAAWYLGYFVAAYVPQNTISIAALQEIGKKPVLRAPAPKRQKCDLWSPCPPGSFAYRILSGGGKQRRPTICFEDDELISAGNHEAGSGINIAIVNYKTGKFMSTNFFEMWAQDHSREMMDFIRKAPEGTLLLMATHDDGSTRLKDDTKKLVEELGSKEIKNIKFRSSWVFIAAKGFKLPDNIQKEKINHSDQAKNRYKGWPAEIQIEGCIPRNLM, encoded by the exons atgaAGCTGAGCCGGCTCT TTGTTCTGAGATTATTTGGATTACTGTTGACATCCGTGGCTGCTTGGTATTTGGGATACTTTGTTGCTGCTTATGTACCCCAAAATACCATATCTATTGCTGCACTTCAAGAGATTGGAAAGAAACCAGTGTTGAGGG ctccagcccccaAAAGGCAGAAGTGTGACCTCTGGTCTCCCTGCCCACCTGGGAGCTTCGCCTATCGCATCCTCAGTGGTGGTGGCAAACAGAGGAGGCCAACAATTTGTTTTGAGGATGACGA GCTTATAAGTGCAGGGAATCATGAGGCTGGAAGTGGTATAAACATTGCCATTGTGAATT ataAAACTGGAAAATTCATGTCAACAAATTTTTTTGAAATGTGGGCACAAG ACCACTCCAGGGAGATGATGGATTTCATCAGGAAAGCACCAGAAGGGACCCTCCTTCTGATGGCCACTCACGATGATGGGAGCACCAG GTTGAAAGATGACACAAAAAAATTAGTAGAAGAACTGGgaagtaaagaaataaagaatataAAGTTCAGATCAAGCTGGGTTTTTATAGCTGCCAAAGGCTTCAAGCTGCCAGATAATATCCAAAAAGAAAAG ataAACCACTCTGACCAGGCAAAGAACAGATACAAAGGCTGGCCAGCTGAAATCCAAATAGAAGGCTGTATCCCAAGAAACCTGATGTGA